One Desulfitibacter alkalitolerans DSM 16504 genomic window carries:
- a CDS encoding FeoA family protein: MMPLSLLRIGDKVVLKEITADHGVKKALLDRGLIRGTTLKVLASDTNGSYILYFGGTRLAVDKELAKFILVESYQGGKFDEKTR, from the coding sequence ATGATGCCTCTATCATTGCTTAGAATCGGTGATAAGGTGGTTTTAAAGGAGATAACGGCAGACCATGGTGTAAAAAAGGCACTGTTAGACAGAGGATTAATTAGAGGAACTACGTTGAAGGTGTTGGCCAGTGACACAAATGGATCTTATATTTTGTATTTTGGGGGTACAAGATTAGCTGTTGATAAAGAATTAGCCAAATTTATCCTGGTGGAATCTTATCAGGGGGGAAAATTTGATGAAAAAACTAGATGA
- a CDS encoding HD-GYP domain-containing protein: MVTILQAAFEQQEIEQLRRQITLLNNKLQEQSFLVKMTNILIKGHDLETTIKSILQLAMDITGSEAGCLYIADQNISQLKIVEVNGEISDALVEALSRLSQLLTNEELHKIVEITQDNSLFEYFAKFDNKLISLINVPLLTADNNVIGYAVVMHRHEAVHNHPNIYSSKDLKHLTLFAHQAALLLDNTRLKIEQGKKETYIKTIASLVSAIDEKDIYTQNHSQRVAKITVEFSKAMGLLDDIVEKLHYGALLHDIGKIGVPDSILNKPTSLNNGEFDVVKEHPVKGVRILAPMELDSIVLDIIKYHHERFDGRGYPNGLKGEKIPLAARIVSIVDAWDAMNSDRAYRSRLSQEQILTELEKGKGTQFDPFLAGEFIILLTKNFFN, translated from the coding sequence ATGGTTACCATTTTACAGGCTGCATTTGAGCAACAAGAGATAGAGCAGCTGCGCAGGCAAATTACGCTATTAAACAATAAATTGCAGGAACAGTCTTTTTTGGTTAAAATGACCAATATCTTAATTAAAGGACATGACCTGGAGACTACGATTAAAAGCATTTTGCAGCTGGCAATGGATATCACCGGCAGTGAAGCAGGTTGCCTGTATATAGCAGATCAGAACATAAGTCAATTAAAGATAGTCGAGGTAAATGGCGAAATTTCCGATGCTTTAGTAGAAGCTCTTAGTAGGCTAAGTCAATTGCTAACAAATGAAGAATTACATAAAATTGTAGAAATAACACAAGACAACTCCCTCTTTGAATATTTTGCCAAATTCGATAATAAGTTGATTTCACTGATCAATGTTCCATTATTGACCGCTGATAATAATGTTATTGGTTATGCAGTGGTAATGCATCGTCATGAAGCAGTACATAACCATCCAAATATTTATTCTTCAAAAGATTTAAAGCATTTAACCTTATTTGCTCACCAGGCAGCCTTGTTATTAGATAATACTAGGCTGAAAATAGAGCAGGGCAAAAAGGAGACATATATTAAAACAATTGCCAGCTTGGTTTCTGCTATTGATGAAAAAGATATCTATACCCAAAATCATTCCCAGCGAGTAGCCAAAATTACAGTAGAGTTTTCTAAAGCCATGGGCCTGCTAGACGATATTGTTGAAAAGCTTCACTATGGAGCTCTCTTACACGATATCGGGAAAATAGGAGTACCGGACAGCATTCTTAATAAACCGACCTCATTAAATAATGGGGAATTTGACGTTGTGAAAGAACATCCGGTAAAAGGAGTAAGAATATTAGCACCAATGGAGCTGGATAGTATTGTTCTGGATATTATTAAATATCATCATGAACGATTTGATGGCCGGGGTTATCCAAATGGGCTGAAAGGAGAGAAAATTCCTCTTGCCGCCAGAATAGTTAGTATTGTGGATGCCTGGGATGCCATGAATAGTGACCGGGCATACCGGAGCAGGCTGTCACAGGAACAAATATTAACTGAGTTGGAAAAGGGAAAGGGAACCCAGTTTGATCCCTTTTTAGCCGGGGAATTTATCATCCTGCTGACAAAAAATTTTTTTAATTAA
- a CDS encoding FeoA family protein produces the protein MKKLDEAKPGEELTIEKIMLKDKTKYRLMSMGVTPGTSVKVEKIAPLGDPIEIKVRGYLLSLRKKEASQILVMERERIIT, from the coding sequence ATGAAAAAACTAGATGAGGCCAAGCCTGGCGAAGAATTGACAATAGAAAAAATAATGCTTAAAGATAAAACTAAATATCGGTTAATGTCCATGGGTGTTACTCCAGGCACCTCTGTAAAAGTGGAAAAAATTGCTCCATTGGGCGATCCTATTGAAATCAAGGTCAGGGGATATTTATTGTCATTGCGTAAAAAAGAAGCTAGCCAGATTCTAGTCATGGAACGGGAGAGGATCATAACATGA
- a CDS encoding GGDEF domain-containing protein produces MQDINQGRILVLEELFIKTKIIFVMAGLFFVNYLDDTQIDESSYFKKVLIFTLIVYFIEGVIYIYQTQIKSIPEKFQPHFITILTDATLVSLMFFTAIEMQINLYPLFIIYVVVETLRFPKIHSAVFAFIASILYAGIVLLTSGIEAVLQGDILINITFLYFFALVIAAVIRDINSLVKQVSFVQQELEEKNNYLKDISQQDQMTGLLNHQAFFETLSQLRKRKNRDQQNFCLALLDIDNFKKINDTYGHLAGDYILTGVAEVIKNIIRKTDLAARYGGEEFAVVMTDTNLQEGVKICERIRKEIAERPFDIDGQTVFITISGGISTSNLFAGDEDCQFVGAVDSLLYHAKRTGKNKIVAEMSQV; encoded by the coding sequence TTGCAGGATATAAACCAAGGAAGGATACTTGTTTTAGAAGAGTTATTTATTAAGACAAAGATAATCTTTGTTATGGCCGGGTTATTTTTTGTGAATTATCTGGATGATACTCAAATTGATGAATCTAGCTATTTCAAAAAAGTGCTGATCTTTACTTTAATAGTGTATTTTATTGAAGGAGTTATTTACATTTATCAAACACAAATCAAATCAATCCCAGAAAAATTTCAGCCTCATTTTATTACTATTTTGACTGATGCCACCTTAGTTAGTCTGATGTTTTTTACTGCAATAGAGATGCAAATAAACCTGTACCCTTTATTTATAATCTACGTCGTCGTAGAAACCCTTCGCTTTCCTAAAATTCATTCGGCAGTTTTTGCCTTCATTGCCTCTATTTTATATGCAGGGATAGTATTATTAACCAGCGGCATTGAGGCTGTTTTGCAAGGAGATATTTTAATTAATATAACATTTTTGTATTTTTTTGCTCTAGTCATAGCTGCAGTCATCAGGGACATTAACTCGTTAGTAAAACAGGTCAGCTTTGTCCAGCAGGAGCTTGAGGAGAAAAACAACTATTTAAAAGATATCTCCCAGCAGGACCAGATGACAGGATTGCTTAATCATCAAGCTTTTTTTGAAACTCTAAGCCAGTTAAGAAAAAGAAAAAACCGAGACCAGCAAAATTTTTGCCTGGCATTGCTAGATATTGACAACTTCAAGAAAATTAATGACACTTACGGTCATTTGGCTGGGGATTATATTTTAACTGGGGTGGCTGAAGTTATCAAAAATATAATCAGAAAAACAGATCTAGCTGCCCGGTATGGAGGAGAAGAGTTTGCAGTAGTAATGACTGATACTAATCTTCAAGAAGGGGTAAAAATATGTGAAAGGATTAGGAAAGAAATTGCAGAAAGACCTTTTGACATTGATGGACAGACGGTTTTCATTACTATCAGCGGGGGCATCAGCACAAGTAATTTGTTTGCAGGAGATGAAGATTGCCAGTTTGTCGGGGCAGTTGATTCTCTGCTTTATCATGCCAAGCGAACAGGTAAAAATAAAATAGTCGCAGAGATGAGCCAGGTTTAA
- a CDS encoding ammonia-forming cytochrome c nitrite reductase subunit c552 has product MLHKKIKPIVLSLILFLFSLLSVGCPPAQEPAPQEPAPQPQEAQEIDITELVTQWVESGHSNITLYAAERDGCVACHDGGAFAQQLTEVAQLERDFHVATDCRACHTGRGNELLQAGTVSIPTQENVEAGTGAQCLACHNERRAPDINDERRAAPHPSSQAGVFTGTGGIRAANFDYQEESPHNQVDNSCVSCHMTPTDAGWASHTFAVDNAEAACGDCHRGITDVNLEAGADYDGDGDAKGFQDEVAGLLSLLEEAISEAINGGSFEAGGGVIKFTNGAGNEIQVPNEVYQAAYNHTLVAQDGSLGLHNPIFVVQLLQQSYRELTGEDVPDADIQ; this is encoded by the coding sequence TTGTTACATAAGAAAATAAAACCAATAGTACTAAGTCTAATTCTATTTCTGTTTTCTCTGCTCTCAGTTGGATGCCCTCCAGCACAAGAGCCTGCACCCCAGGAACCAGCTCCCCAACCTCAGGAAGCTCAGGAGATAGACATTACTGAGTTGGTTACACAGTGGGTTGAATCCGGCCACTCCAATATAACCCTTTATGCCGCTGAAAGGGATGGTTGTGTGGCATGTCATGACGGTGGGGCATTTGCCCAGCAGTTAACAGAGGTTGCCCAGCTGGAAAGAGATTTTCATGTTGCCACTGATTGTAGAGCCTGTCATACAGGTCGTGGCAATGAGCTTCTTCAGGCCGGAACTGTAAGTATTCCTACCCAGGAAAATGTTGAGGCAGGTACGGGAGCACAGTGTCTAGCATGTCACAATGAAAGACGGGCACCAGACATTAATGATGAACGCAGAGCAGCCCCCCATCCAAGCAGTCAAGCAGGTGTATTTACTGGAACAGGTGGTATACGTGCTGCAAATTTTGACTACCAGGAGGAATCACCCCATAACCAGGTTGACAATTCTTGTGTTTCCTGTCACATGACGCCTACTGATGCTGGTTGGGCCTCTCACACCTTTGCAGTTGATAATGCTGAAGCAGCCTGTGGTGATTGCCATAGAGGTATAACTGATGTTAATCTAGAAGCTGGTGCTGATTATGATGGTGATGGAGATGCTAAGGGCTTTCAGGATGAGGTTGCAGGATTACTGTCTTTGCTTGAGGAAGCCATTTCCGAAGCCATTAATGGAGGATCCTTTGAGGCAGGTGGCGGTGTGATAAAATTTACTAATGGAGCAGGTAATGAAATCCAGGTTCCTAATGAAGTGTACCAAGCTGCTTACAATCATACTCTAGTTGCCCAGGATGGCAGCCTTGGACTGCACAATCCGATTTTCGTAGTTCAGCTGCTGCAGCAATCCTATCGTGAGCTCACTGGAGAAGATGTACCAGATGCAGACATTCAATAA
- a CDS encoding extracellular solute-binding protein, with product MLKQTKLGVLIIIAFITIGLLAGCGSNQGKDSQGSSNNGQELNNGKATGELVVYSSRNERFVQSLLDKFESETGIKVIALHGANPLQIVEEANNVRADIFISNDLGALGYLHMQGLLQGSNPKGIETIPELFRADDNSYFAISVRARGFIYNKDLISEEEMPKSIEDLFEPKWTQVKNGYAITRGGNSGMIGHVSALRYEWGDEKAARWIAAIRENAAGIYQGHGEIRRAVGAGEHAFGLVNNYYFHQQLLEPENNNVGFIYVDQGDNQMGVVANAAGVGLVKGGPNGDNAIAFLEWLLLPENQVAFVGESLELLINSQFGAVYPPEVEPHIVDFKDLKVQDMPIKELGQFFEDTRALIEASGLDLDLK from the coding sequence TTGCTAAAACAAACAAAACTTGGAGTTTTAATAATAATTGCTTTTATAACAATAGGTTTACTAGCTGGTTGTGGGTCTAATCAAGGCAAGGACTCACAAGGAAGTTCAAATAATGGTCAGGAATTAAATAATGGGAAAGCTACTGGAGAACTGGTTGTCTACTCTTCTCGTAATGAAAGGTTCGTCCAAAGCCTTCTTGATAAGTTTGAAAGTGAAACAGGCATAAAAGTGATTGCACTACACGGGGCCAATCCACTGCAAATAGTAGAAGAGGCCAACAATGTACGTGCAGATATATTTATCTCAAATGATCTTGGGGCTTTGGGTTATCTGCATATGCAGGGCTTATTGCAGGGATCAAATCCTAAAGGCATAGAAACTATTCCTGAATTGTTCAGGGCTGATGATAATTCATATTTTGCCATATCTGTTAGAGCTAGAGGATTTATTTATAATAAAGATTTAATTTCAGAAGAGGAAATGCCAAAAAGCATTGAAGATCTCTTTGAGCCAAAGTGGACCCAGGTTAAGAATGGATATGCCATTACCCGTGGTGGCAATAGTGGTATGATTGGCCATGTTTCTGCACTTCGTTATGAGTGGGGTGATGAAAAAGCTGCCAGGTGGATTGCTGCCATAAGAGAAAATGCGGCAGGAATTTATCAAGGTCATGGTGAAATACGCAGGGCAGTAGGTGCAGGTGAGCATGCTTTTGGCCTTGTGAACAACTATTATTTTCATCAACAATTATTAGAACCTGAAAATAATAATGTGGGTTTTATTTATGTGGATCAGGGTGATAATCAAATGGGTGTTGTTGCAAATGCAGCTGGTGTAGGTCTAGTAAAGGGAGGACCTAATGGAGACAACGCTATAGCCTTTCTTGAATGGCTGCTGTTACCTGAAAACCAGGTGGCTTTTGTAGGGGAATCACTAGAACTTCTAATCAATTCACAATTTGGTGCAGTGTATCCGCCAGAAGTTGAACCACATATAGTTGACTTTAAAGATTTGAAGGTTCAGGATATGCCAATTAAAGAGCTTGGGCAGTTTTTTGAAGATACAAGGGCTCTAATTGAAGCATCTGGTCTTGATCTTGATTTGAAATAG
- a CDS encoding o-succinylbenzoate--CoA ligase, with product MSSEKMPNWLHKRSELTPERIALRSEDEQYTFAQLNEGSKKMAQRLAQLGVKENDHVALLMNNNICTVEIIHGLEYLGAVMVLLNTRLTSFELTWQLKDSKTTFLIYDGDYEETVAVVVLGNQALQVAAVDQLLALKGKDAPLKYEIALEQLHTIIYTSGTTGNPKGVMLTYGNHWWSAVASALNLGLHNNDCWLLCVPVFHVSGLSILMRSVIYGISVDIHEAFDPAKVNKAIKHNQISIISVVGVMLTRMLGELIDLSYPGTLRCVLLGGGSVPQSLLQQSKKGNIPVFQTYGMTETASQIATLGPDYLTSKLGSAGKALFPAQLKIIKDEKEQGTGEVGEIVVKGPNVTKGYYGNQQETSKTIKDGWLYTGDMGYKDEDGFLYVLDRRSDLIISGGENVYPAEIESVILMHPAVEDAGVAGRYDEKWGKAAVAFVKVKGNQKVTEEELREFCRMKLAGYKVPAAFNFVDELPRNAANKLLRRKLWK from the coding sequence ATGAGTAGCGAAAAAATGCCTAACTGGCTGCATAAACGATCAGAGCTTACTCCAGAAAGGATTGCCCTGCGGAGTGAAGATGAACAATATACTTTTGCCCAGTTAAATGAAGGCTCAAAAAAAATGGCCCAAAGATTAGCTCAATTAGGTGTAAAGGAAAATGATCATGTTGCACTATTAATGAACAATAATATTTGTACTGTAGAAATAATCCATGGATTGGAGTATCTTGGGGCTGTAATGGTTTTGCTTAATACTCGCCTAACTTCATTTGAATTAACCTGGCAATTGAAGGACTCAAAAACTACATTCCTTATTTATGATGGAGATTATGAGGAAACGGTTGCAGTAGTTGTTTTAGGAAATCAAGCCCTGCAGGTGGCAGCAGTGGATCAGCTCCTGGCACTAAAGGGAAAAGATGCTCCATTAAAATATGAAATTGCTTTAGAACAGTTACATACGATTATTTATACATCAGGTACAACAGGTAATCCCAAGGGCGTTATGTTAACATATGGAAACCACTGGTGGAGTGCTGTAGCCTCTGCCTTAAATCTTGGTTTGCATAATAACGACTGTTGGCTGCTTTGTGTACCTGTTTTTCATGTTAGCGGTTTATCTATTTTGATGAGAAGTGTTATTTATGGTATCAGCGTTGATATTCATGAAGCTTTTGACCCGGCAAAGGTAAATAAGGCTATTAAACATAATCAGATATCAATTATTTCTGTAGTTGGTGTTATGTTAACCAGGATGCTAGGCGAACTGATTGATTTATCTTATCCAGGTACATTGCGCTGTGTTTTATTGGGGGGAGGCTCAGTGCCACAATCATTACTTCAGCAAAGTAAAAAAGGCAATATCCCAGTATTCCAGACATATGGAATGACTGAAACTGCTTCTCAGATAGCAACACTTGGCCCAGATTACTTAACATCAAAGCTGGGTTCGGCAGGAAAGGCCTTGTTTCCAGCACAGCTCAAAATTATTAAAGATGAAAAAGAGCAAGGAACTGGGGAAGTTGGTGAAATTGTGGTCAAGGGCCCGAATGTAACCAAGGGCTACTACGGAAATCAGCAGGAAACAAGCAAAACTATTAAAGACGGCTGGCTTTATACTGGTGACATGGGCTATAAAGATGAGGATGGTTTTTTATACGTACTTGACAGGCGAAGTGACCTGATAATATCAGGTGGTGAAAATGTATATCCGGCTGAAATTGAATCTGTTATTCTCATGCATCCGGCTGTTGAGGATGCGGGCGTTGCAGGCAGATATGATGAGAAATGGGGGAAGGCTGCAGTGGCCTTTGTAAAGGTCAAAGGGAATCAAAAGGTGACTGAAGAAGAACTCAGGGAGTTTTGCCGCATGAAACTTGCTGGATACAAGGTGCCTGCAGCTTTTAACTTCGTTGACGAGCTGCCTCGGAATGCAGCAAATAAATTATTACGCAGAAAGCTATGGAAATAA
- the feoB gene encoding ferrous iron transport protein B, which yields MNSLTVALAGNPNVGKSVLFNSLTGARQHVANWPGVTIEKKYGLHSLKDKNITVKVVDLPGIYSLSSYSMEEVVTRDFITKESPDILINVVDASNIERNLYLTMQLLELNKPMIIALNMIDVAQKQGIVIDIAELEKKLGVPVIPIVAIKGIGIEDLMSKAVVPTAKRNENKEKLQLNYDQHIEEKIETIIHELDSYPDLVKDCQKRWLAIRLLEGDNIILDKLKEINYRSVLQKLNDINLEGSLLSEIVENRYKLIANLIEEAVVKTTEEHLTLTDKIDRVVLNRVLGIPIFLLLMWIVFLLTFDLAGNPLVGLIDDLFVTSFIPSVTQLLNKWQLSPMLISIVSEGIIGGVGSVLIFVPQIFILFFFIAFLEDSGYMARAAFIMDRVMRRIGLNGKAFIPMLLGFGCSVPAIMTARTLENENDRKVTILLTPFMSCSARLPVYLVFVTVFFPTRESGIIFSLYLLGIAVAVGLGLILKLTTFKSDYVPFILELPPYRIPTLTTILLRMWDRGKIFLIKAGTIIFGMSVIIWWLSNFSLAGSSQLEDSFLASIGKIVAPVFAPLGFDSWQAAVAILSGFLAKEVVITTMAVIYGIGDLAASSQEVYFHSVISSFFTPLSAYSFMVFVLLYTPCIATLATIKRETGSYKWTIFAMAVQFVLAWVVAFLIYQAGLLLNFKL from the coding sequence ATGAATTCTCTTACTGTTGCTCTTGCTGGTAATCCTAATGTAGGCAAATCTGTTCTTTTTAATAGCTTGACGGGGGCCAGACAACATGTGGCTAATTGGCCTGGGGTTACCATAGAAAAAAAGTATGGTTTACATAGTTTGAAGGATAAAAATATAACAGTAAAGGTAGTGGATTTGCCAGGAATATACAGTTTGTCATCCTACTCCATGGAAGAAGTAGTAACTAGAGATTTTATTACTAAAGAGAGCCCGGATATTTTGATCAATGTAGTAGATGCGTCAAATATTGAGCGTAACCTCTATTTGACGATGCAGTTGTTAGAACTCAACAAACCAATGATAATAGCACTCAATATGATTGACGTTGCTCAAAAGCAGGGTATAGTAATAGATATAGCTGAACTGGAAAAAAAATTAGGCGTACCGGTTATACCTATCGTAGCTATCAAAGGAATAGGAATTGAAGACCTGATGAGCAAGGCTGTTGTCCCAACAGCAAAAAGGAATGAAAACAAAGAAAAACTACAGCTGAATTATGACCAGCACATTGAAGAAAAAATTGAAACTATTATCCATGAATTAGATAGTTATCCTGATTTAGTCAAGGATTGTCAAAAGCGTTGGCTGGCGATAAGGCTTCTTGAAGGTGACAATATTATTCTGGATAAGCTGAAAGAAATAAATTATAGATCTGTTTTACAAAAATTAAATGATATTAACCTGGAAGGCAGCCTGCTGTCTGAAATAGTAGAAAACAGGTACAAACTTATAGCTAACTTAATAGAGGAAGCAGTAGTCAAAACAACAGAGGAGCATCTTACTTTAACGGATAAAATTGACAGAGTAGTACTCAATCGGGTTTTAGGTATTCCCATATTTCTTTTGTTAATGTGGATAGTTTTTTTGCTGACCTTTGACTTGGCTGGAAATCCACTGGTAGGTCTAATTGATGATTTATTTGTTACCAGCTTTATTCCTAGTGTTACCCAGTTATTAAATAAATGGCAGTTATCCCCCATGTTGATTTCGATAGTTTCGGAAGGAATTATTGGGGGTGTAGGCAGTGTCTTAATATTTGTGCCCCAAATATTTATTTTATTCTTTTTTATTGCTTTTTTGGAAGACAGTGGTTATATGGCCAGGGCTGCGTTTATCATGGATCGAGTGATGCGGCGGATTGGCCTAAATGGTAAAGCATTTATTCCAATGCTATTAGGATTTGGTTGCTCTGTTCCGGCAATAATGACTGCCAGAACATTAGAAAATGAAAATGACCGGAAAGTGACAATTCTTTTAACCCCATTCATGTCCTGCAGTGCCAGGCTGCCGGTTTATTTGGTTTTTGTGACGGTATTTTTCCCCACGCGGGAAAGTGGTATAATCTTTTCCTTGTACTTACTTGGGATTGCTGTGGCTGTTGGATTGGGATTAATCTTAAAGCTAACGACTTTTAAAAGTGATTATGTGCCATTTATTCTGGAACTCCCCCCCTATCGGATCCCAACGTTAACAACAATACTATTGCGCATGTGGGATAGAGGAAAAATATTTTTAATAAAAGCAGGAACAATTATTTTCGGCATGTCAGTAATAATTTGGTGGTTATCCAACTTTTCCTTGGCAGGAAGCAGCCAGTTGGAGGACAGCTTTCTGGCAAGTATCGGTAAAATAGTGGCTCCGGTTTTCGCTCCTTTAGGATTTGATAGCTGGCAGGCTGCTGTGGCAATTTTAAGCGGATTTTTAGCTAAAGAAGTTGTAATCACTACTATGGCTGTCATTTATGGGATAGGCGATCTAGCTGCTTCCAGTCAAGAAGTTTATTTTCATAGCGTAATAAGTTCTTTCTTTACACCTCTGTCTGCTTACAGTTTTATGGTATTTGTGCTCTTGTATACTCCATGCATTGCTACATTAGCTACTATTAAAAGGGAAACGGGTTCTTATAAGTGGACAATTTTTGCCATGGCCGTCCAGTTCGTGCTGGCCTGGGTTGTTGCCTTTTTAATATATCAGGCTGGACTGCTGCTAAATTTTAAACTGTGA
- the menB gene encoding 1,4-dihydroxy-2-naphthoyl-CoA synthase: MAVKWMREGSYEDIIYETYNGIAKITINRPEVRNAFRPKTVTELIDAFTYARDDAHIGVIILAGAGVDAFCSGGDQKVRGHGGYVGDDKIPRLNVLDLQRLIRVIPKPVVAMVSGYAIGGGHVLHIVCDLTIAADNAVFGQTGPRVGSFDAGYGAGYLARIVGHKKAREIWYLCRQYSAQEALEMGLVNTVVPLERLEEETVKWCEEMLENSPTALRFLKASFNADTDGLAGLQQLAGDATLLFYTTDEAKEGRDAFKEKRRPEFKKFPRFP, from the coding sequence ATGGCTGTTAAGTGGATGAGAGAAGGTAGCTATGAAGATATTATCTATGAAACGTATAATGGAATTGCAAAAATTACTATTAATCGACCTGAGGTACGCAATGCCTTTCGACCTAAAACAGTAACGGAATTGATTGATGCCTTTACATATGCACGTGATGATGCTCATATTGGAGTTATTATCCTGGCAGGTGCAGGGGTTGATGCCTTTTGTTCCGGTGGAGATCAAAAAGTACGTGGACATGGGGGTTATGTGGGAGATGATAAAATACCACGTTTAAATGTTTTAGATTTACAGCGCTTGATACGTGTAATCCCAAAACCTGTAGTTGCAATGGTTTCCGGTTATGCCATTGGTGGGGGCCATGTTTTACACATTGTCTGTGATTTAACCATTGCCGCTGATAATGCTGTGTTTGGACAAACAGGCCCCAGGGTAGGAAGCTTTGATGCCGGATATGGTGCCGGTTATCTTGCTAGAATTGTTGGACATAAGAAAGCTCGGGAAATCTGGTATTTGTGCCGTCAATATTCTGCCCAGGAGGCGCTGGAAATGGGTTTAGTTAATACTGTTGTACCCCTTGAAAGACTTGAAGAGGAAACGGTGAAATGGTGTGAAGAAATGCTGGAAAATTCTCCAACTGCCCTGCGTTTTTTAAAGGCTTCCTTTAATGCTGATACAGATGGGTTAGCTGGACTACAGCAGTTGGCTGGAGATGCAACTTTGCTTTTTTATACAACAGATGAAGCTAAAGAAGGACGGGATGCATTTAAAGAAAAACGCAGACCTGAATTCAAGAAATTTCCTCGTTTTCCATAA